Part of the Spirochaetota bacterium genome is shown below.
CGTGGAATACGCTGAATCCGGCATACGAAAGCTCGCGCATTTCGCGATAGGTGAGCTCGGCTATCGGCGCGGGATTCTTGACGATAGCGGGCGATGCCGCGAACACGGAATCCACATCGGTGAAATTCTCGTACACCTCGGCGCCCACGGCACGGGCGAGTATGGCGCCGGTAATGTCGGAGCCGCCGCGGGGAAAGGTCACGATATCGCCGCGGGGGGAAAAGCCGAAAAATCCGGGAAATATCACGATGCCCTTCGCGTTCTTGAGCTTCTTGAGCGAATCGTATGACTTCTCGAGCACCTGCGCATTGCCGAATTCATCGCTTACCATGAGACCGGCGGTGCGCGGGTTGACGTACTGTGCTTTCACGCCGCGACTGACGAGATATGCCGCGACGAGCTTGGCGCAATTGTCCTCGCCTGCCGCTTTCATGTTGTCGAGATATTTCTCCCTGTCGCTCGTATGCGAAACGAGCCGTGAGCGGAAATCCTTCTCGATGGTGCCCATGATGTCGTTCGGTACGGAAAGTTCATCGGCTATCTCACGGTAGCGCGAAATGACGGCCATTATCTCCTTTTCTGCGCTCTTCGTCGACAGATATTTTTCCGCCGCTGCGATAAGGAGATCGGTGACCTTGGTGTCCGTCTTGCTGCGTTTTCCCGGCGCGGAGACGACCACATACTTTCGTGCGCTGTCCGCAAGGACCACATCGCATACGGTCTTTATCTGCTGTGCCCCGGCAAGCGATGTGCCGCCGAATTTCGCGACTTTCATGGTAATCCTCGTGTTGAATGAATGCCGCGG
Proteins encoded:
- a CDS encoding aspartate kinase, whose amino-acid sequence is MKVAKFGGTSLAGAQQIKTVCDVVLADSARKYVVVSAPGKRSKTDTKVTDLLIAAAEKYLSTKSAEKEIMAVISRYREIADELSVPNDIMGTIEKDFRSRLVSHTSDREKYLDNMKAAGEDNCAKLVAAYLVSRGVKAQYVNPRTAGLMVSDEFGNAQVLEKSYDSLKKLKNAKGIVIFPGFFGFSPRGDIVTFPRGGSDITGAILARAVGAEVYENFTDVDSVFAASPAIVKNPAPIAELTYREMRELSYAGFSVFHEEALVPAYQGGVPVNVRNTNNPSAPGTRIVQRRTITDTPVVGIASDAGFACIYLSKYLMNREIGFGRRLLKILEEEKIPFEHMPSGIDNLSVIVREKFFDAVTEKRVLAKIRNELKVDDVAVERGIAILMVVGEGMRHIVGIAGRITGALAKANVNIEIINQGSSEVSMMFGIKAKDNAKAVAAIYGEFFGRA